A genome region from Salinigranum halophilum includes the following:
- a CDS encoding GPW/gp25 family protein: MTDEPGDFLGRGWQFPVTTDRSGQVESTTGVADIEASIRLILATAKGERVMRPDFGCGIHDYAFTTVDQSTLTMVETSVHDALREWEPRIEVLSVDVSTAELDVGRLLIEVTYRVRETYNEFNLVYPFYLEGG; the protein is encoded by the coding sequence ATGACCGACGAACCCGGTGACTTCCTCGGCCGCGGGTGGCAGTTCCCGGTGACGACCGACCGGAGTGGACAGGTCGAATCCACGACGGGCGTGGCGGACATCGAAGCGTCCATCCGGCTCATCCTCGCAACTGCGAAGGGCGAGCGCGTGATGCGTCCGGATTTCGGCTGTGGCATCCACGACTACGCGTTCACGACGGTCGACCAGTCGACGCTGACGATGGTCGAGACGAGCGTCCACGACGCGCTGCGCGAGTGGGAACCTCGAATCGAGGTGCTGTCGGTCGACGTCTCGACCGCAGAACTCGACGTGGGCCGCCTCCTCATCGAGGTGACGTACCGCGTCAGAGAGACATACAACGAGTTCAATCTCGTCTACCCCTTCTACCTGGAGGGCGGGTGA
- a CDS encoding PAAR domain-containing protein, with translation MPPAARVLDQTAHGTPLSGPGSPNVMIGGQPAWRATVDFHPCPLVTGVVPHVGGTAVPGSSSVLINGFPAARQGDSIIESGPPNSIATGCPTVIIG, from the coding sequence ATGCCACCAGCCGCACGCGTACTCGACCAGACCGCACACGGGACACCACTGTCGGGACCGGGGAGTCCGAACGTGATGATCGGCGGCCAGCCCGCCTGGCGGGCGACGGTCGACTTCCACCCCTGTCCGCTCGTCACCGGCGTCGTCCCGCACGTCGGCGGGACGGCCGTGCCCGGGAGTTCGAGCGTCCTCATCAACGGGTTCCCGGCCGCCAGACAGGGTGACAGCATCATCGAGAGCGGGCCGCCGAACAGCATCGCCACCGGCTGCCCGACTGTCATCATCGGCTGA